A part of Podarcis raffonei isolate rPodRaf1 chromosome 12, rPodRaf1.pri, whole genome shotgun sequence genomic DNA contains:
- the POLR1F gene encoding DNA-directed RNA polymerase I subunit RPA43 isoform X2, which yields MEEAEEKLPAAVAAPPASALPPCVELPSFEAARALTENRYSCLVVTPQRRHVALPPRFLHRKRTGIRAQLDAELRRFSESFQGVPVAYDDIKITKEVGDIIDDIGAVHLDIEADFVVFQPKEGKKLVGTINKMAPSHIGCLVHGCFNASIPKPDHMSTDEWKDLGFQIGNRLIFKVLCFDSDAAGVFCIKGKLCRKSIGEEFKEKHKGKHEKPHDVQNGTEEMEMDIATAGVEEMRNNDGDNGMFDMSDQGNGQHRADLGLHASDSSGYHSDHSKSKKKKRKLGEEEGVLPGLLNPKAKKKKKQ from the exons ATGGAGGAGGCTGAGGAGAAGCTTCCGGCCGCCGTAGCGGCTCCCCCGGCGTCCGCCCTGCCGCCCTGCGTAGAGCTGCCTTCCTTCGAGGCGGCCCGGGCGCTGACGGAGAACCGCTACTCGTGCCTGGTGGTGACTCCGCAGCGGAGGCACGTCGCCCTGCCGCCGCGCTTCCTGCACCGCAAGAGGACGGGCATCCGCGCGCAGCTGGACGCCGAGCTGCGCCGCTTCTCGGAGAG CTTTCAAGGTGTTCCTGTGGCTTATGATGATATTAAAATAACAAAGGAAGTGGGAGATATAATTGATGACATTGGAGCTGTCCATCTGGACATTGAGGCAGATTTTGTCGTGTTCCAGCCTAAAGAAGGGAAAAAACTTGTG GGTACAATCAATAAAATGGCACCTAGTCACATAGGCTGTCTGGTACATGGCTGTTTCAATGCTTCCATCCCCAAACCTGATCACATGTCAACCGATGAATGGAAAGACCTTGGCTTCCAAATAGGCAACAGACTGATATTTAAAGTATTGTGTTTTGATTCAGATGCTGCTGGAGTGTTCTGCATCAAAGGAAAACTCTGTAGAAAGAG CATTGGAGAAGAGTTCAAGGAAAAGCACAAGGGAAAACATGAAAAGCCCCATGATGTGCAGAACGGCACAGAGGAGATGGAGATGGACATAGCGACAGCTGGTGTTGAAGAGATGAGAAACAACGACGGGGATAATGGAATGTTTGATATGTCAGATCAAGGGAATGGGCAACACAGAGCAGACCTGGGACTGCATGCAAGTGACTCAAGTGGCTACCATAGTGATCACAGCAAAtctaagaaaaagaagagaaaacttGGCGAGGAAGAAGGTGTACTTCCTGGATTATTAAATCCCAAagctaaaaagaagaaaaagcaatga
- the POLR1F gene encoding DNA-directed RNA polymerase I subunit RPA43 isoform X1, translating into MEEAEEKLPAAVAAPPASALPPCVELPSFEAARALTENRYSCLVVTPQRRHVALPPRFLHRKRTGIRAQLDAELRRFSESFQGVPVAYDDIKITKEVGDIIDDIGAVHLDIEADFVVFQPKEGKKLVGTINKMAPSHIGCLVHGCFNASIPKPDHMSTDEWKDLGFQIGNRLIFKVLCFDSDAAGVFCIKGKLCRKSSIGEEFKEKHKGKHEKPHDVQNGTEEMEMDIATAGVEEMRNNDGDNGMFDMSDQGNGQHRADLGLHASDSSGYHSDHSKSKKKKRKLGEEEGVLPGLLNPKAKKKKKQ; encoded by the exons ATGGAGGAGGCTGAGGAGAAGCTTCCGGCCGCCGTAGCGGCTCCCCCGGCGTCCGCCCTGCCGCCCTGCGTAGAGCTGCCTTCCTTCGAGGCGGCCCGGGCGCTGACGGAGAACCGCTACTCGTGCCTGGTGGTGACTCCGCAGCGGAGGCACGTCGCCCTGCCGCCGCGCTTCCTGCACCGCAAGAGGACGGGCATCCGCGCGCAGCTGGACGCCGAGCTGCGCCGCTTCTCGGAGAG CTTTCAAGGTGTTCCTGTGGCTTATGATGATATTAAAATAACAAAGGAAGTGGGAGATATAATTGATGACATTGGAGCTGTCCATCTGGACATTGAGGCAGATTTTGTCGTGTTCCAGCCTAAAGAAGGGAAAAAACTTGTG GGTACAATCAATAAAATGGCACCTAGTCACATAGGCTGTCTGGTACATGGCTGTTTCAATGCTTCCATCCCCAAACCTGATCACATGTCAACCGATGAATGGAAAGACCTTGGCTTCCAAATAGGCAACAGACTGATATTTAAAGTATTGTGTTTTGATTCAGATGCTGCTGGAGTGTTCTGCATCAAAGGAAAACTCTGTAGAAAGAG CAGCATTGGAGAAGAGTTCAAGGAAAAGCACAAGGGAAAACATGAAAAGCCCCATGATGTGCAGAACGGCACAGAGGAGATGGAGATGGACATAGCGACAGCTGGTGTTGAAGAGATGAGAAACAACGACGGGGATAATGGAATGTTTGATATGTCAGATCAAGGGAATGGGCAACACAGAGCAGACCTGGGACTGCATGCAAGTGACTCAAGTGGCTACCATAGTGATCACAGCAAAtctaagaaaaagaagagaaaacttGGCGAGGAAGAAGGTGTACTTCCTGGATTATTAAATCCCAAagctaaaaagaagaaaaagcaatga